Below is a genomic region from Streptococcus salivarius.
AACGTTGTTTACGCTTTGCCATTTAAAATAGCTTCAATAATTGCCATACGGACAAAGACTCCGTTTTGCATCTGAGCAACGATACGAGCCTTAGGTGCCTCAACCAGACTATCAGCAATCTCCACATCACGATTAACCGGAGCAGGGTGCATGATAATCGCCTGATCAGCTAACTTGGCATAACGTTCTTCAGTCAAACCATAGAGAGCATGGTAGTCTTCTTTTGAAAATCCTTTGTCATCCCCATGACGCTCGTGCTGAACACGAAGCAACATGAGAACATCCAAGTCCTCAATGACGTCGTCAATGGCCACATGCTGACCATAAACATCAAACTCATTCGAGTACCACTCTGCCGGACCAGCAAAATAAAGCTGAGCTCCCAAACGCTTGAGAATCTGCATATTTGACTTAGCGACACGCGAATGCGTAATGTCACCTGCAATACAAATCTTAAGATTTTCAAAGGTTCCAAACTCTTCGTAAATGGTCATCAAGTCAAGCAAACACTGACTTGGGTGTTGCCCTGAACCATCACCACCATTGACAATAGAGGTCTGAATAGTTCTACTATCAATCAACTGCTTGTAGTAATCGACTTCCGAGTGGCGGACCACACAGATGTCCACGCCCAAAGCAGACATGGTTAAGATCGTATCATAGAGGGTCTCACCCTTGTTCACCGAGCTAGTTCCAGCATCGAACTCAATCACATCCAGGCCAAGTTTTTTCTCAGCTACCTCGAAGGACTTGTGTGTTCGT
It encodes:
- a CDS encoding aspartate carbamoyltransferase catalytic subunit, yielding MAIADGKVSLKHLVTMETLTNEEVLGLIRRGGDFKNGRADFQLDRQYFAANLFFENSTRTHKSFEVAEKKLGLDVIEFDAGTSSVNKGETLYDTILTMSALGVDICVVRHSEVDYYKQLIDSRTIQTSIVNGGDGSGQHPSQCLLDLMTIYEEFGTFENLKICIAGDITHSRVAKSNMQILKRLGAQLYFAGPAEWYSNEFDVYGQHVAIDDVIEDLDVLMLLRVQHERHGDDKGFSKEDYHALYGLTEERYAKLADQAIIMHPAPVNRDVEIADSLVEAPKARIVAQMQNGVFVRMAIIEAILNGKA